One Deinococcus cellulosilyticus NBRC 106333 = KACC 11606 DNA segment encodes these proteins:
- a CDS encoding S-layer homology domain-containing protein encodes MRKRLILTTAILLSAPIAFAQSTTTTTTTTTVATPNLTDIPAGHWAEEAVRWAVANGLVEGFPDGTYRGNENLTRYQMALILYRLLNSPSMKSVDDQGLTLIQNAVTELGGEFDQIRADLDAAAEADAERDARIEDLEAQIDELIAQLDTMRTDLSTAQNQIATIQTTPGPQGPAGPAGPQGPAGEPGPAGPAGDVGPAGPAGPAGPAGDVGPAGPAGPQGPAGEPGPAGPAGPQGPAGEPGPAGPAGPQGPAGEPGPAGPQGPAGPQGPQGEPGASAVVPTTPDTTTPSVDITPTTPDTTTATPDTGTSASDFTVTPVVYNPRFYVSVNGAASLTDTGAFTDRLEIGGNIGINDVIGNAGVRIGASYRPSNSALDVNANLILDFDNGSRFGPYVGVGAGWKQAPLQNASGNGSDFYIGGVVGAKFDVTDRIALFGEFNPQYNLTTNTVAAPSNLGVKTRVGVKFSF; translated from the coding sequence ATGCGAAAAAGACTGATTTTAACCACCGCCATACTTCTGAGCGCACCCATTGCATTCGCGCAAAGCACCACAACCACCACAACGACCACCACAGTGGCGACGCCCAACCTGACGGACATTCCCGCAGGCCACTGGGCTGAAGAAGCTGTGCGCTGGGCTGTGGCCAACGGTCTGGTGGAAGGTTTCCCTGACGGCACCTACCGTGGGAATGAAAACCTCACCCGCTACCAGATGGCCCTGATTCTGTACCGCCTGCTGAACAGTCCCAGCATGAAGAGCGTGGACGACCAGGGCCTGACCCTGATTCAGAACGCGGTGACTGAACTTGGCGGTGAATTTGACCAGATTCGCGCAGACCTTGACGCAGCCGCTGAAGCCGATGCTGAACGCGATGCCCGCATTGAGGATCTGGAAGCCCAGATTGACGAACTGATCGCGCAGCTGGACACCATGCGCACCGATCTGTCCACGGCCCAGAACCAGATTGCCACCATCCAGACCACCCCTGGTCCACAAGGCCCTGCGGGTCCTGCCGGTCCTCAGGGCCCTGCGGGTGAACCTGGCCCTGCTGGCCCTGCGGGTGATGTGGGTCCTGCTGGCCCCGCCGGTCCTGCCGGTCCTGCGGGTGATGTGGGCCCTGCGGGTCCTGCTGGTCCTCAGGGTCCCGCTGGTGAACCCGGTCCTGCCGGTCCCGCTGGTCCTCAGGGTCCCGCTGGTGAGCCCGGTCCTGCGGGTCCTGCTGGTCCTCAGGGTCCTGCTGGTGAGCCCGGTCCTGCTGGCCCTCAGGGTCCTGCTGGCCCCCAGGGCCCACAGGGTGAACCCGGAGCCAGTGCTGTGGTCCCCACCACCCCTGACACCACCACCCCCAGCGTTGACATCACGCCCACCACCCCTGACACCACCACGGCCACCCCTGACACCGGTACATCTGCCAGTGACTTCACTGTGACCCCTGTGGTGTACAACCCCCGCTTCTACGTGTCCGTGAACGGCGCAGCCAGCCTGACCGACACCGGAGCTTTCACCGACCGTCTGGAGATCGGTGGGAACATCGGCATCAATGACGTGATTGGCAATGCTGGAGTGCGCATTGGTGCCTCCTACCGCCCCAGCAACAGTGCGCTGGACGTAAATGCCAACCTGATTCTGGACTTCGACAACGGTTCCCGTTTTGGTCCTTATGTCGGTGTGGGAGCAGGCTGGAAGCAGGCTCCCCTGCAGAATGCTTCAGGCAATGGCTCTGACTTCTACATCGGCGGGGTTGTGGGTGCCAAGTTTGATGTCACCGACCGCATCGCCCTGTTCGGGGAATTCAATCCCCAGTACAACCTGACCACCAACACCGTTGCTGCTCCCAGCAACCTGGGCGTCAAAACCCGTGTGGGTGTGAAGTTCAGCTTCTGA
- the trhO gene encoding oxygen-dependent tRNA uridine(34) hydroxylase TrhO, which translates to MLDLWHDSFYKFVQVDDPEQLASDLTDLCTRSGLRGSILVAHEGINGMLAGSEAQLNAFWTVLHQNPRFTGLHPKRTPASEMPFKRLKIRVKPELVPLGIDGVDATSKTGVQVPPSEWLDLIHQEDVVVLDNRNDFEARIGTFEGAINPGVKKFRDFAKYVLDHQKEWEGKRIAMFCTGGIRCEKASAWMLDLGMDVYQLEGGIMNYFLTAPESNNGWVGECFVFDGRVSIDAALEEGDLSLKAVNEQYGDVVK; encoded by the coding sequence ATGTTAGACCTGTGGCATGACTCTTTCTACAAATTTGTTCAGGTGGATGACCCAGAACAACTGGCTTCCGACCTGACCGACCTGTGCACCCGTTCCGGCCTGCGGGGAAGCATTCTGGTGGCCCATGAAGGCATCAATGGGATGCTGGCGGGCTCCGAGGCACAGTTGAATGCTTTCTGGACGGTGCTTCATCAGAACCCCCGTTTCACAGGCCTGCACCCCAAACGCACCCCTGCCAGCGAGATGCCCTTCAAACGCCTGAAAATCCGCGTGAAACCTGAACTGGTCCCCCTGGGAATCGATGGCGTGGATGCAACCAGCAAAACGGGAGTGCAGGTGCCCCCTTCGGAGTGGCTCGACCTGATCCATCAGGAGGATGTGGTTGTGCTGGACAACCGCAACGACTTTGAGGCCCGCATCGGCACTTTTGAGGGGGCCATCAATCCAGGGGTCAAGAAGTTCCGTGATTTCGCGAAGTACGTACTGGACCACCAGAAAGAATGGGAAGGCAAGCGCATCGCCATGTTCTGCACCGGGGGCATCCGCTGTGAGAAGGCCAGTGCCTGGATGCTGGACCTCGGCATGGACGTGTATCAGCTTGAGGGGGGCATCATGAATTACTTCCTGACTGCCCCGGAAAGCAACAACGGCTGGGTTGGGGAATGTTTCGTTTTTGACGGGCGGGTCAGCATCGATGCAGCTCTGGAAGAGGGCGACCTGTCCCTGAAAGCGGTCAACGAGCAGTACGGCGATGTCGTGAAATGA
- a CDS encoding IMPACT family protein: MALFTTLKHPTEHQEEVKGSDFLVYASRSDTPEEALAFVQGVRQKHPEATHVCWAYKIEQQYRFNDDGEPGGTAGQPILRAIEGQGLDHTVVAVVRYYGGTKLGAGGLVRAYGGSAAEALRTAEKHEELPRVSLDIQVPFELNSVLYRLLEGFTLFERSEEYTEQGLTFHLTLLADEFETLQQQVQDATRGQGKVMLDS, encoded by the coding sequence ATGGCCCTTTTCACCACGCTCAAACATCCCACCGAGCATCAGGAAGAAGTGAAAGGTTCAGATTTTCTGGTCTATGCTTCCCGCAGCGATACACCAGAAGAAGCCCTGGCCTTTGTACAAGGGGTGCGCCAGAAACATCCTGAGGCCACCCACGTCTGCTGGGCTTACAAAATAGAACAGCAATACCGCTTCAACGACGACGGAGAACCTGGTGGCACCGCAGGTCAACCCATCTTGCGGGCCATTGAAGGCCAGGGGCTGGACCATACTGTGGTTGCCGTGGTGCGCTACTACGGAGGCACCAAACTCGGTGCGGGCGGTCTGGTCAGGGCATATGGAGGTTCCGCTGCAGAGGCCCTGCGCACAGCTGAAAAACATGAGGAACTCCCGAGGGTCTCTCTGGACATCCAGGTTCCTTTTGAGCTCAACAGTGTCCTGTACAGGCTTCTGGAAGGATTCACCCTCTTTGAACGCTCGGAGGAATACACTGAGCAGGGTCTCACCTTCCATCTCACGCTTCTGGCAGACGAGTTTGAAACGCTCCAGCAGCAGGTCCAGGACGCCACCAGAGGCCAGGGAAAAGTGATGCTGGACTCATGA
- a CDS encoding NUDIX domain-containing protein: MRHRNWDLFHETPIEQYRVISTREIHPKPRRILVDHVETPTGMQFEYVYRPLGAAAVFILPITESGEVALIDQYRHPLRRVITEVPAGSVEPGEDVFECAKRELLEEVGGEAKEWHALPAFFPQPAFTGAVFYPFVALGVTLGEPQLEESELLTLNLTPVQEVYRMLDAGEILDGNTVIALFQARPLLQEKGLL, translated from the coding sequence ATGCGCCATCGCAACTGGGACTTGTTTCATGAAACTCCAATCGAACAGTACAGGGTCATTTCCACCCGCGAGATCCACCCAAAACCCCGCAGAATTCTGGTGGACCATGTGGAAACCCCGACTGGAATGCAGTTTGAGTATGTGTACCGTCCGCTGGGTGCGGCTGCGGTCTTCATTCTGCCCATCACCGAAAGTGGAGAGGTGGCCCTGATCGACCAGTACCGCCATCCGCTGCGCCGGGTGATCACCGAGGTGCCTGCCGGAAGTGTGGAACCTGGAGAAGATGTGTTTGAGTGCGCAAAAAGAGAGCTGCTCGAAGAGGTGGGAGGAGAGGCGAAAGAGTGGCATGCCCTGCCTGCTTTCTTTCCGCAGCCTGCTTTCACGGGTGCTGTCTTCTATCCCTTTGTTGCGCTGGGAGTGACACTTGGTGAACCTCAATTAGAGGAAAGTGAGCTCCTGACCCTGAATTTGACCCCGGTTCAGGAAGTTTACCGGATGCTGGATGCCGGAGAAATTCTGGATGGCAACACTGTGATTGCCCTGTTCCAGGCCAGACCTCTGCTGCAGGAGAAGGGGTTGCTTTAA